The bacterium DNA segment GGCTTCTTTTACTTTATCTAAATTTTCTCTGATAAATTTCACGTCTAACATTTTTCCCCGTGATCCGTTATCCGTTGTTCGGTTTTAGTTGTTCGTGATCCGTTTTCCGTGGTTCGTTTCATTATATTACGTATCACGAAACACGAGTCACGCATCACGATAATATCTGCTTAAAGCAGATATTATATCATTATTCCGGCAAAATCCAGCTTGAATTCAATTTCAATTTAAGGAAATCGGTCTCCAAATCCATAAGTTTTGGCTCATATAAAACGCTGTATGGTAAATGCCCGATAAAAATAAACGGTCTTTCCTCAAACATTATATTTTCAATTTCCTCATAAAATTTAACCGCCTCATTTTTATCTGCTGATTGTTCAGCCAGGCGGTAAAGATTTAATAATTTTTCGGGGCTGTAAAATGTATAGGGCAAAAGCCGGTTAAAAATATAAGCATAAAAATTCTTTAATTCGTGGTTCTCGAATATAAATGAACATAAAAATAATCCCGGCCTGTTTTCCATAAGGGCCTGCACAAAATTATCTTTTGGCCTTATTTCCACCTGGACGTTAAAACCGACCGCTGCCAGCTCATTCCATATTTCGCCGGCAATCTTTGCAACTTCCACCGGTTTATCCGGCACATAAAGCATTATTAATTCATTTTTGACGCTTGAGTATTCTTCATGGCCTAAAATTGCCTTTGCCTCTTCGGGATTGAAAATAAAATCTTTTTTGGGTAACTCCAATAATTCAGGCGTAATTCCCCTGTTGGAAATCTCAAGTGAAGGAGAAATTGTTTCTTTAATCTTCTGCCTGTCAATCGCGAGACCAACTGCCTCTCTCAAAAATCCATTTTCCAGCACCTTGTTTTGATGATTAATCCCTAAAAAAACTGAGGCGGCATTATTAACTGAAAAAGACCCTGCTGGTTTAAAATCTTCTTCTGAAAAAACACTGAACCTTACATCATCCAGATACGGCCTGCCTTCAAAGTACTCTTCATTTGCTTCTAAAATTATTTCATTTTCATCCCTGCCGGCAAACCTGAACGGCCCGCTTCCGGCCGGCGCGTCAAAAAATTCACTTCCAGGTTCATTAACGCTTTCCATGGGCAAAATTGAACCCGCGCAAAGAGACAAATTCTGAAAGAACGAATTATCAAAATACCTTAAATTAATCTCCAGGGAATTAGCATCCAAAACCTTGATTCCAATTACCTCACCCGCGGCATCCAGGCGGTATTCTTCAACCCCCTGGACAGCGTTAAATATATAACTGTATGGTGAATTTGTATTCGGGTTTATAACTCTTTCAAAACTTCCTTTAACATCATACGCGGTCAATACCCTTGAATTATGGAACTGTATCCCGGGTAAAATATAAAAAATCCATGCTAAACCATCTTTTAAATTATTATAGGATTTAGTCACCTCCGGCAGTGTATTATAAATTTTAGAACATATTTCCTTCTCAAAAGGGCCTACCGCGTTCGCGGGGTCGAGAGTTTGGGGTATTGAGTCAATACCTATTTTTAAAGTCCCGCCGTATCTGGGAAGGGACGCGGCGTTGACGCCGCAATTTAACATTATGATTATCAAAATTATTTTTTTAAACATTGGTTCTCCGCTACCCCTGGTCCCCTCCTTAAGGAGGGGACCAGGGGAGGCTTTTATTTAATTCCGTAAATCTGAATATAATTCTTCTCACCCTTCAGGGTCATCGTCACAAACTCCATCCGTTTGTCATTATCAATATCCCCAAGGTGGAATTTCAAAATACTTCCTTCAATTTTCGGGCTTTTCCATTTGAGAACCGGCCCTATTTCATTCCATTCGAGAATATATATAAAATCAAAAGATTCTTTTGTTACCGGCTCATTTGAAGCCATGATTAATTCCGGCCTGCCGTCATCATCAAAATCAAAAATTTCTAAATAATTTCCAAACATGTCCCCGCTCTGCCATATCTTCTTCTTATCCAAACCAAATACAAAAAGAGCGCCGTTATTATCCAAGAGACACCATTTTTTCTCCTTAAATTTATCGGGAATTATCACCGCCAGAGAATAGAAATCAACCGGCAAATAAATATCTGAAAACCATGATTTCCCCATTGAATCAATGTGCAGGTGTTTTACCTCTTCACCGCTGTAATAGTTTCTTCCGCCCAGGTAAGCCCCGAGAAGCAAAGACACATAAGGTTTTTTCCCAATCCCCGCGACAACCCTGTCT contains these protein-coding regions:
- a CDS encoding ABC transporter substrate-binding protein, encoding MFKKIILIIIMLNCGVNAASLPRYGGTLKIGIDSIPQTLDPANAVGPFEKEICSKIYNTLPEVTKSYNNLKDGLAWIFYILPGIQFHNSRVLTAYDVKGSFERVINPNTNSPYSYIFNAVQGVEEYRLDAAGEVIGIKVLDANSLEINLRYFDNSFFQNLSLCAGSILPMESVNEPGSEFFDAPAGSGPFRFAGRDENEIILEANEEYFEGRPYLDDVRFSVFSEEDFKPAGSFSVNNAASVFLGINHQNKVLENGFLREAVGLAIDRQKIKETISPSLEISNRGITPELLELPKKDFIFNPEEAKAILGHEEYSSVKNELIMLYVPDKPVEVAKIAGEIWNELAAVGFNVQVEIRPKDNFVQALMENRPGLFLCSFIFENHELKNFYAYIFNRLLPYTFYSPEKLLNLYRLAEQSADKNEAVKFYEEIENIMFEERPFIFIGHLPYSVLYEPKLMDLETDFLKLKLNSSWILPE